The DNA region GAAGCCGGCCATGGTGGTGGCGGGCCGGTCGTACGGGACGCCCAGCGCGATGGTGAAGCGCGGGCCGCAGGCGGTGCAGTTCGTGAACGGGTAGCGGTGGCGGCGGTCGGCGGGGTCGGAGAGCTCGCGGAGGCACTCGGGGCAGGTGGCGAGGTCCGGCGGGATGGCCACCCGCCGCTCGGCCGCCCCGCCGCTCTCCACGATCTCGAACCGCGCGGCCGGCTCGGCGGGGATGGGCTCGGCGCGCAGCGCGGCGATGGAGGAGGCCGGCGGGCGATCGCTCACCAGGCGGGCCTGGAACGCGTCCAGCGCGGCGCGGGGGCCGAACGCCTCGATGGTCACGCCGGCGGCGTCGTTGCGGACGCGGCCGGTCACGCCGGTCTGGTGCGCCAGCCGGTAGACGAACGGCCGGAAGCCGACGCCCTGCACCGTGCCGCTCACGGCGATCCGGCGCCCTTCGCCGGCGCGGTCCGGTCCGCCGTCTGTGGTCCGCTGCGTGGTCATGCGCGCGGCGCGTGCGCCTGGGCCTTCCGTGCTGGGGCGGCGCGAGCTTACCGCCGCGCGTTTCGCCGCCGCAACGCGCGGCGGCCACCCGGTGATCAACGTCCGTTTGCCCGGCGCGCATTCCCTGCGGGCGCGCGCCCGGCGCTACCCGGCCCGGCCCTTCTCCCACCACAGGTCCGGCTCGACCGGCGGGTCGCGGGGCCGCGGCGCGACGCCCAGCGCCCGCAGCTCGGACAGCACCTGCTCGACCGCCGCCGGCACCGCGGCCTGCACCGAGGGAGAGAGCGCGCAGCCGAGGTCGGTCCGCTCGGCCACCACGCCCACCAGGCGCACCGTGGCCGGGCACACGCCCATGAACTCCGCGTTCATCACGGCCTCGCGCAGCCCGGGCTCGTGCGGGCTCACCGCCAGCACCGGCGAGCGCTTCACCAGGTCCTCGCGCGAGTACGTCCGCAGCTCGCCGGGCGCGGCGCGCGCCTTCACCGCGTCCACCAGGATGGCCGCGTCGAGGCCGGCGAAGTAGGCGGTGAGGTCGAGGCCGGGCGTGCCGGCGTCCACCACCTCGACGCCGGGCAGCTCCCAGCGCGCCTCCAGCACCTTCACCACGTACGGCCCGACGGCGTCGTCGCCGGTGAGCACGTTGCCGATGCCGAAGACCGCGATGCGCGCCACCCGCGCCTCCTCCCCGCCGCGGCGGGGCTCCCGAAAAGGCCGATCCCGTCCCCGGCGGTCGGGGACGGGATCGGATGTACCACTCGACGCGGGCTACAGCACCTTCACCCGGGCGATCTCGTCACCCTCCGCGTCCACCGTGTGGATGGCGCAGGCGAGGCACGGGTCGAACGAGTGGATCGTGCGGAGCGCCTCGAGCGGCAGCTTCGGATCGGCGATGGGGTTGCCGACGAGCGACTTCTCGTAGGGCCCGAGGGTCCCGCTCGCGTCGCGCGGGCCGGCGTTCCAGGTCGAGGGCACGACGCACTGGTAGTTCTTCAGCTTCATGCCCTTCTTGTCGGCCTCGATCACGCACCAGTGCGAGAGCGTGCCGCGCGGCGCCTCGTGGAACCCGACGCCCTTGTAGATGCCGGGCTTCAGGTTCGCCATCGGGTCCACCCAGATGCGCGTGTCGCCCTTGCCGATGTTCTCGACCAGGAGCTTCCACTGCTTCTGGGCCATCTCGGCCATCATGGCCGCGCGGATGGCGCGCGCCGCGTGGCGGCCGAGCGTGGAGTGGAGGTGCGCCGGGGTGAGGTCGATCTTGTGGATCGCCTTCACCGCGCCGATGGCCGCGGTGGCCCACCGGGTGGTGGGCTCGTGGCCGGAGGCGAGGCCCACCAGCACGCAGGCGAGCGGCCCGACCTGCACCGGCTTGCCCTCGAGGCGCGGCGCCTTCACCCAGGTGTAGCGGTCGGGCGCGGGCGTCTCGTGCTTCCACTCACCGGCGAACTTCGGCTTGTCGTCCTCCTCCCACGGGCCCTTGGCCCAGGCGCCGTCGTAGTGGGCGTGCGCGATCGACTCCGTCACGTTCTGCTTCAGGTAGTCGTCGTTCCAGCCCGCCAGCTTGTGCGCCAGCTCGAGCTTGCCGTTCCAGAGCACGCCGCCCGGGATGTCGAACTTCGACATCTTCTCGTCCAGCGGGAGCTCGGGCACCGAGAGGTAGTTCGTCACCCCCGCGCCGTACTTGAACCAGTCCGGGTAGAAGCCGCCGATGGCGGCGACGTCGGGCAGGTAGCACTGCTGCACGAAGGTGGCGACCTCGTCGATGAGGGTCTTCACCTGGTACAGCTTCTCCATGTTCAGCGCGGCCGGGCTGTCCAGGTTGATGGCGTTGGCGACGCCGCCCACCGCCAGGTTCTGGATGTTCGGCGTCTTCGAGCCGAGGATCGCCACCGCCATGTTGGCCTTGCGCTGGATCTCCAGCGCCTGGAGGTAGTGCGCGACCGCGAGCAGGTTCACCTCCGGCGAGAGCTTCATCGCCGGGTGGCCCCAGTAGCCGTTGGTGAAGATGCCCATCTGGCCGGCCTTGACGAAGCCCTCGAGGCGCGCCTTCACCGCCGCGAGCTCGTGCTTCGAGTTGCCCGGCCAGCTGGAGATCGACTCGGCGAGCTGCGCCGCCTTCACCGGGTCGGCCTTCAGGGCGCTGGTCACGTCCACCCAGTCCAGCGCGGACAGCTGGTAGAAGTGGACGATGTGATCGTGCAGCGTGTGCGCCGTGACGATCAGGTTGCGGATGAGCTGCGCGTTCAGCGGGATCTCGAGGCCGAGCGCGTTCTCCACGCTGCGCACCGAGGCGATCGCGTGCACGGTGGTGCACACGCCGCAGATGCGCTGGGTGAAGATCCAGGCGTCGCGGGGATCGCGGCCCTGGAGGATGGTCTCGATGCCGCGCCACATGGTGCCCGAGGACCATGCGTTCTTGACCGCGCCCCCGTCTACCTCGACGTCGATGCGGAGGTGACCCTCGATGCGCGTGACCGGGTCGATGGTGATGAGCTTGCTCATTTAGGCACCCCTCAGTGGCCGGAAGCGGCCCGGACCTCGCCGCGGCCGATCGTTGACTTCTTCCCCTGGTCTACGACGACGACGGGGAACAGACGGGAGATGAAGACGAAGATGGCCATGCCGACCGCGGCCATGCCGACGGTGACGATGGTCTCGCCGACGGACGGGAAGTAGTCCCACCCCGCGGCGATGGACTTGCCGTCGGCGGTCCAGCCGGCCGGGCGGTACATGGTCATGTACGTGTCGGCGCGGTAGACGGCGCCGGCGAGGATGGCCAGCAGCGCGGCGCCGAACAGCTTGCCGCGGTTCCGCTGGACGCCCGGCATGACGAACATGACGGCCGGCGCGATGAACAGCGCCATCTCCACCACGAACAGGAAGGTGGCGAAGTCGGCGCCGAGGAACCTGAGCTTGCCGTGCAGCACGATGTCGCCGAGGCGGAGCACCACGTACAGCAGCAGGAAGCCCGCGTTCACCTTCGACATGCTGGCGAACAGCGCCTGGTCCTGCTTCGCGTTCCAGTTCAGCCGCAGGATGTTCACCAGCACCACCACCGCGCCGTAGCCCATCGACAGGCAGGAGACGAGGAACAGGGTGGGGAGCAGCGCGGTGTGCCAGAGCGGGTGGAGCTTCGGGCCGGCGATGAGGTACAGGCCGCCCAGCGAGCTCTGGTGCATGGTGGGGAGCAGGATGGCGAGCGCGATGATGTACGGCATCGCCTTCGCCATGCGCGCGCCCCAGCGCTTGCCGATCGCGGACCAGCGCGGCGACTTGCTCTGGGCGGCGCCGTCGAAGATCGCCGGCAGCACCTCGATCCAGAGGACCATCACGTACATCATCACGCAGACCGCGACCTCGAGGAGCGCGGAGCTGAGGTTCCACCACGGCACGATGGGCAGCGTCACGGCGTTCCAGTAGCGGCCCAGCGCGATCATGATCGAGCTGCCGCCCAGCGTGTACGCGATGGCGCCGAGCAGCACCGCCGGCCGCACCAGGCCGTGGTACTGGCCCTTGTTGAGCAGGTAGCACAGGAGCCCGACGCCGTAGGCGCCGGCGCCGATGCCGGTGAAGACGACGACGTTGATCGGCTCCCAGATGCCCCAGGTGAAGCCGTCGGTCATGTTCGAGACCGAGCCGATGCCGGTGACGAAGCGGTACGCCATCACCAGGGCGGAGACGCCGAAGACGGCGAGCAGGATCTTCATGAGGGGGTCGAGCATCTTCCCCCCGATGGCCTGCGGGTGGTCGTGGCCGCTCATCGCTTGCCCTCCTCGCCGTGCTCGGCGGCCTCTTCCTTCTTCTTGTTGCGGTTGATGACGAAGGCCATCGCCGCGTACAGCGCGATCGGCGTCACGCCGTACAGGTACGGTGCGTGCGAGACGCTCTCCGAGAACTCCGCCTGCGAGCGCTCGGGCAGGTCGGGCAGGCCGAGGTCGTGGAACTGGACGCCCGCGGCGGCGAGGTACAGCACCTGCGTGCCGCCGCCGTCGTGCTCGCCGTAGACGTGCGGGTTGTAGCGCTGCGGGTCGGCGGCGACGCGCCGCTTCGCCTCCGCGAGCAGGTCCTTGCGGTAGCCGAAGACGACCGCCTCGCGCGGGCAGACCTCGCAGCAGGCGGGGTTCGCGACCGCGAGCGGGCCGGACTTCTGCTCGTCGCGGCGGTGCCGGCAGAGCTCGCACTTCACGATGGCCGGGAACGCCTCGAACCACTCGAACTTCGGGACGTTGAAGGCGCAGCCGATCTGGCAGTAGCGGCAGCCGACGCAGGTCCACTTGTCCCAGAGGACGATGCCGGTGCCCTTCTTCTCGCCCTTGAAGTCGCGCTTCCCCTCGCCCTCCTTGTGCAGCGCGCCCAGCATGCAGACGGACACGCAGGAGGGATCCACGCAGTGCATGCACTGCTGCTTCATGTAGTGCTGCGTGTCGCCGGCGGGGAACGCCTTGATGACGTTCTTGGTGGTGCTGTTCAGGTCGTTCGGCGCGTCGTAGACGCCGCCGTTCGCCTCCACCTTGTCCTCGGGGAGCTTGTTCGCCACCTTGCAGGCGCTCTGGCAGGCGCGGCAGCCCACGCAGAGCGTCGAGTCGAACAGCATCCCCACCGCGTCGGGGAGCGGCTCGATCTCGTGCCGGGCCTCCGCCGTGGCCGGGATGGCGACGGCGGCTCCCGCGGCGACCGCTCCCTTGAGCAGGTCTCGTCGAGAGATGGTCATCGGGGCTACTCCTTCCCGTCTGCGTCGTCGGCGGCCGCCATCTTCCGGGAGGCCACCACACCCGCGCCGACCAGGGCGCCGATCACCGCGCCGCCCAGACCGACCGCGACCGGGCTGCCGCCCACCACGCCGTGCTCGGGGTGGATGGCCGGGTAGGCCATCGGGGCGGTGGGGTGCTCGATGGGCAGGTTCTGGTTGATGGGCACGTTGAAGACGATGCCCTGCTCGGTGCAGCCGACGCACGGGTGGCCGATGCCGATGGGCCACGCGCCCGGCACCTCGCAGAACGAGAGGAGCGAGCAGTTGGCGTGCGTCTGCGGCCCCTTGCAGCCGATCTTGTAGAGGCACCAGCCGTTGCGGTGGCCCTCGTCGCCATAGGCCTGCGCGAAGCGGCCGGCGTCGAAGTGCGGGCGCCGCGGGCAGTCCTCGTGGATGACGCGGCCGTAGGCGAACGCGGGGCGGCCCTTCTCGTCCAGCTTGGGCAGCGTCCCGAACGTCGCGAACTGCAGCACGGTGCCGAGGAGGTTGTACGGGTTCGCCGGGCAGCCGGGGAGCGTCACCACCGGCTTCTTGATCCCCTTCTCCCTCAGGATCTCCGGCGCGCCCACCGCCTGCGTCGGGTTCGGCGCCGCCGACGGCACGCCGCCCCAGCTCGAGCAGGAGCCGATGCAGATCACCGCCGCCGCCTTCTCGGCGCACTCGACCAGGGAGTCCACCGCGGTCTTGCCGCCGACCATGCAGTAGATGCCGTCGTCCTTCTTCGGGATGGCGCCCTCGACCACGAGCACGTAGCCGCCCGCCTTCTTCGCGGACTCGAGCGCCTCCTCGATCTGCTTGCCCGCCGCGGCGAACAAGGTCTCGTGGTAGTCCACCGAGACGAGGTCGAGGATCAGCGCGCCCACGTCCGGGTGGCTCGTCCGCAGGAGCGACTCGGTGCAGCCGGTGCACTCCTGGAAGTGGAGCCAGACGACCGACGGCTTCTTCTTGCCGACGTTCTCCGCCATCTTCTCGCCGGCCCAAGCGGGCAGGCCGACCGCGGCGGCAGCGACGCTGCACACCTTGATGAAGTCACGGCGAGAGACGCCCTTGGTCTCCGGGCCGCTGATCATCTGGGAGCCGATATTGTCCATTCCGTCCTCCGGGTGCGCGCGAGACTATCGCCCCGGATTGGAATTGCAACGCGGCAAAATTGCGGAAGGAAACGGGATTCCCGGCGGCGCACGATTTGCGGAGAGGTCGATGGGACGATCCACCGCAGGCGCGCCGGCGCGCACCGAGCGGACGCGTCCAGAATTGACGGCCATCAACGCCGACCCGGACAGAACCGCGCGGAGACCCCGAAAAATGGCATTTCTGGACTCCGCGACGCAACATTGACCAGTCCGGTCGGATACAAAATTTGCGCGCGCTCCGGGATCGAAAAAAATCCGGCCTCGCCCCCGCGGTCGAGCGGATCCGGGGCGCAGGACCGGATCGTCACGCACCGAGAGTGCGGGACCGTCGGGGGAGACCGGAAGGCGTGAATTGACCATCGGTGAGCGCAGAACGCGGCAATCCCGCGGCGCGGGAAAGGCCGGGGCGTCGCGCGCGCTCAGCCCGCGCGCGCGGCGCGGCCGGTCCGCCGCCCGGCGCCGGCGTCCGCGGGCGCCACGCCCAGC from Anaeromyxobacter dehalogenans 2CP-C includes:
- a CDS encoding hydrogenase maturation protease, whose protein sequence is MARIAVFGIGNVLTGDDAVGPYVVKVLEARWELPGVEVVDAGTPGLDLTAYFAGLDAAILVDAVKARAAPGELRTYSREDLVKRSPVLAVSPHEPGLREAVMNAEFMGVCPATVRLVGVVAERTDLGCALSPSVQAAVPAAVEQVLSELRALGVAPRPRDPPVEPDLWWEKGRAG
- a CDS encoding nickel-dependent hydrogenase large subunit gives rise to the protein MSKLITIDPVTRIEGHLRIDVEVDGGAVKNAWSSGTMWRGIETILQGRDPRDAWIFTQRICGVCTTVHAIASVRSVENALGLEIPLNAQLIRNLIVTAHTLHDHIVHFYQLSALDWVDVTSALKADPVKAAQLAESISSWPGNSKHELAAVKARLEGFVKAGQMGIFTNGYWGHPAMKLSPEVNLLAVAHYLQALEIQRKANMAVAILGSKTPNIQNLAVGGVANAINLDSPAALNMEKLYQVKTLIDEVATFVQQCYLPDVAAIGGFYPDWFKYGAGVTNYLSVPELPLDEKMSKFDIPGGVLWNGKLELAHKLAGWNDDYLKQNVTESIAHAHYDGAWAKGPWEEDDKPKFAGEWKHETPAPDRYTWVKAPRLEGKPVQVGPLACVLVGLASGHEPTTRWATAAIGAVKAIHKIDLTPAHLHSTLGRHAARAIRAAMMAEMAQKQWKLLVENIGKGDTRIWVDPMANLKPGIYKGVGFHEAPRGTLSHWCVIEADKKGMKLKNYQCVVPSTWNAGPRDASGTLGPYEKSLVGNPIADPKLPLEALRTIHSFDPCLACAIHTVDAEGDEIARVKVL
- a CDS encoding Ni/Fe-hydrogenase cytochrome b subunit: MSGHDHPQAIGGKMLDPLMKILLAVFGVSALVMAYRFVTGIGSVSNMTDGFTWGIWEPINVVVFTGIGAGAYGVGLLCYLLNKGQYHGLVRPAVLLGAIAYTLGGSSIMIALGRYWNAVTLPIVPWWNLSSALLEVAVCVMMYVMVLWIEVLPAIFDGAAQSKSPRWSAIGKRWGARMAKAMPYIIALAILLPTMHQSSLGGLYLIAGPKLHPLWHTALLPTLFLVSCLSMGYGAVVVLVNILRLNWNAKQDQALFASMSKVNAGFLLLYVVLRLGDIVLHGKLRFLGADFATFLFVVEMALFIAPAVMFVMPGVQRNRGKLFGAALLAILAGAVYRADTYMTMYRPAGWTADGKSIAAGWDYFPSVGETIVTVGMAAVGMAIFVFISRLFPVVVVDQGKKSTIGRGEVRAASGH
- the hybA gene encoding hydrogenase 2 operon protein HybA, whose product is MTISRRDLLKGAVAAGAAVAIPATAEARHEIEPLPDAVGMLFDSTLCVGCRACQSACKVANKLPEDKVEANGGVYDAPNDLNSTTKNVIKAFPAGDTQHYMKQQCMHCVDPSCVSVCMLGALHKEGEGKRDFKGEKKGTGIVLWDKWTCVGCRYCQIGCAFNVPKFEWFEAFPAIVKCELCRHRRDEQKSGPLAVANPACCEVCPREAVVFGYRKDLLAEAKRRVAADPQRYNPHVYGEHDGGGTQVLYLAAAGVQFHDLGLPDLPERSQAEFSESVSHAPYLYGVTPIALYAAMAFVINRNKKKEEAAEHGEEGKR
- a CDS encoding hydrogenase small subunit, whose amino-acid sequence is MDNIGSQMISGPETKGVSRRDFIKVCSVAAAAVGLPAWAGEKMAENVGKKKPSVVWLHFQECTGCTESLLRTSHPDVGALILDLVSVDYHETLFAAAGKQIEEALESAKKAGGYVLVVEGAIPKKDDGIYCMVGGKTAVDSLVECAEKAAAVICIGSCSSWGGVPSAAPNPTQAVGAPEILREKGIKKPVVTLPGCPANPYNLLGTVLQFATFGTLPKLDEKGRPAFAYGRVIHEDCPRRPHFDAGRFAQAYGDEGHRNGWCLYKIGCKGPQTHANCSLLSFCEVPGAWPIGIGHPCVGCTEQGIVFNVPINQNLPIEHPTAPMAYPAIHPEHGVVGGSPVAVGLGGAVIGALVGAGVVASRKMAAADDADGKE